ACTGCTTGCATCTCTGCCTTCTTCCCAATCAACACATATATCAAGAGCACGGAGAGACCCAGTATCAAAACCGCTTTCAAAAACACAACAGGGATGTAGATGAGGAATGCTGTGCCGATGACCCCACCAACAAACATGGGGAGGGCTAACATAAAGAGCAGTTTCTTGTTGCTCAGCACCTTCCGAGATGACGCGAGAACTATGCCTATATCTGCCCCTTGTGAGCCGCCGATGTCTGTCGCCACAACGACTGCGAGCGGCAATCCAATAGCCGCGAGTGTAAACTGTATAAGCACGCCCCCGCTTCCGACGATTGTTGCGTAACCCTCACCGATAAACCCAGCGAGGAAACTTGCGAGTAAATGCCAGACTTCAAAATACGGCGGCAGAAGATGCAAGAGAAAATCGGGCATGATTACTTAGTGCTCTTTTCTTTTTTGATTTTAGCGAGCTCGACGGTTGCCGAGATAATAAACACCGCTTGGAGTATGACGAATATTATTTCGTCGATTGATACGCTGTATATAAGGAGTGAGATACCACCAATGATAAAGACGATGTTTTGCTTCACCTCATCACGCACCCACAGTGCACAAGAAACTGCCAGCAACCCAAAAATGCCAAAAGTGATCATACGGTGCGCGGTGAGGGACTCGAACCCCCGACATCTTCAGTGTAAATGAAGCGCTCTACCAACTGAGCTAACCGCGCATATTACTTTCGAGCTTAGACCTGCCAAAACAGCTAACTGCACATTATATCGAGCTTAGACCTGCCAAAACAGCTAACTGCACATTATATTGAGCTTAGATTTATCAAAACAGCTAACCGAGCATATTACTTCCGAGCTTAGACCTGCCAAGACAACTAACCATCCTTGTCTCTAGCTATCCCCCCGGCAGGAATCGAACCTACATCAATGCCTTAGAAGAGCACTGCTCTATCCATTGAGCTACGGGGGGTATCATACAACACGCACCGCGCATTGTACCTCGTTTCCGCTTTATTGTGAAGGATCGCTCATGCGCGGCGGCGGTGTCGTAAGGAGTTCCACAAGCGTTGCTTCTTTTGCTTTGTAAATCTCTTCGAGATCCCCGATATCTTCAATGCTGAGGGCGGTCTCTTCGCTCTCACTCAACGCATGCGAGGCAAATACCTCTCCATCGGAAATCGCAATAAACAAATACACACCAACGCCCGCAGACAATATAAGAAGAACGAAAAGCCCAACAACAAGAAACATCCAGTCACGATACGGGGATGGTTCCGTTTTTGCGGAATCATAATCAAAAACCCCCTTAATGCGTTCGACGATATTTTTTGTGCTTAAGGTTTTCATTTGTTGTGCACGTTACGCGGCGTCCTTTGCAATAAAACTTTTTATATCCATCATGAACGCGCCCTCCCATGGGCCAACGCGCTTCCCGTCTTCAAAACCACCATCTGTGTTCCTGATGACAAACTGCTCAAGTGCCGTGTTGTAGGGAAGCGTTTCAATAAGGGCGAGTAGGTAGTACACACTTCCGAACTCCCCATACACCTTGAACCGCACTCTAAGAAACGGATTTGACCCACCACCGCGTTCGATAGTTACGTGTTCAATGGTGGTTGTCACCCCCGCGCGCCTCCCGACAGTCTCCATCTCTTGGAGGAACAGCGCAACATTATTTTCTGAGACAAAATATTTCTCGAGGGCGTCGCGGGTCGCCTTCGTTTCAGTAAGCGCATGTCGTATCGCGCGATATGTTTGTTCCTTCTTTGCCTCGCCTCCAAGCTCTTCGAGGAGTGTTGCTGTTGTGACGCTTTTCTTTATGATCGTATACAATACGGTGCCATACGCACCAATCGCTATCGTGATGAAAACCATGAGCAACACGAGTAACCGAACACCCTTGGAAAGTCCGCGCGGACGCCCCGCTCTTGGTGGCGCGGTGGAGGGGTCTTCTTTTGTGTTTTGTCTTTCTTGGTCCATGATACGAGACTACTCTCCAAGCATCTGTTCCTCGCCTAAACGATAGGTAAGCGTAATCGAAAAGGGAATATCAACACTCTTTGCCAATTGTTCCACGGGGAGCGCAACCTTGCCCACAAACGAAAGACCTTGGAGTCCCTCGGAAAATGACAAAAGAGAAGCGCGGTTCTCGCTCACGCCGCGTACGACCAACGTCTGGGTGATTCCCTTCGGTTTTTTGGGCTCCTCGCGGTAGAAAAACTCCTCAATAACGACCCCTTTCTCCTGCTTCCCAATAACAGCCTTCACTATTTCGGTGTGGGTAAGGAGAACCCTCTCTTCTCCCCTAAGAAGCCCTGTTTTTTTCTTTGCGGCACGGGACTGTTCTGTAACGAGCGCTTTCTCAGCCCGCTCTGTTGCTTCGCGTGCAATAGCCAGCCGCTCTCCCGCGGCACGTATGTTCACTTCACCCAAAAAGAGGGCTGGCAAGGTAAAAAGTGTACTCAACGTGGCGAAGAGTATGAAGAGGATAGCGGCAACAGTAAGGAGACGCCCCCGATATCGTCGGTAGACTGCTCGTTTCTGTATTTGCGGAAGAAGGTTAATTGATGTCATGCATTAGTAACAAGGAGAATCGCGAGGGATTAGAGATGGGAACGCAAGGCAAGGCCTATGGCGGTGACATAACGAAGCGCGTGATTCTGTGAAATCGGTGGGACATATTTTTCGGTCGACGCAACGTTCTTCCACGGGTTGCCGAGAGTTACCTTCATACGCATCGTAGACGACAGGTATTCGGGGAGTCCGGGTACGTTTGCCTCTCCCCCACAAAGAAGAATCTCAGCCTCCTCGCGACGCCCGGTTACTGGGATGTTCTGATGTGTGTGCCAATAAATATAGTGCCGCTGTACCTCATCTCTCAATGCGCTGACTGTGGGCTCAAGGATAGAAAAGAGTGCGTCTTCTTTGTTGCCGTGCGAAAGTCCTCGTGTTTCTTTATAGCGTTTTGCTGTCTCCCAATCGAGACGCATTTTCCGTGCAATGACTTCGGTCAACATGTTGCCGCCAACTCGGAGTGTCGCGGTGAACCGCACGACACCTTCGGAAATGATGGAGACGCTCGAGCGCGTGGCGCCGAGGTCGACAATCATGTACGTCTTGCAGTCCCCAGGCGAGAGAAGGGCGCGAGCGAGCGCGTGGGCCTCGAGTTCAAACGAGAGCGGGACAATACCGGTGGTCGAAAATAACTCGACATACTCCTCAACGCTTTTCCTTTGCATCACCGCGAGCCCAACATCGTGCACATGTGCTTTCTTGCGGGCCTCCTCATCGCCGCACGTGATGAGTGAGTAGTCAAAAATAGCATCCTTGGGAGAGAGGGGTACATGTTCTTCGAGTTGGAGCTCTACTGTGGAATAGAGCTCGCGCTTGGCGACACGGGGAATTTGGATTTTTACGAGATAGCTCTGCTCTTCTGACAACGCAACACGCACGAACGAGAGGGTAAACTCACGCTCGAGCCGGAGGAGTTCCGTCTTCAGGGCGCGCGGGTTCTTAATCTCCCCCTCAACAACAATCCCTTCGGGGAGAGTCCTCTCCCCGAAACGGCTAAGTTCTAGATGCCCGTTTGCGCTTTTGAGCTCTGCAAATCTAATAGAACGATCTGATATGTCGAGCCCAACACTCGGCATGAGCAAAGACTTCGGCGGCGGGAAATATTCGAAAAAAAGATTGCTTGGACGCATCACTTTAAGTATAGCAAACTACGTTGCGCAATTGTGGACTCTACTTCACTAGCAAGAAGGCAACAATAAGGAGTAGGACGAGTGCGATGGTACCAATGTTGAAATAGCGATACGCCAGATCTGTCGCCTTCTTGCCCCATAGTCGCATGAAGAGCCCTATCGCAAAGAATTGGAGGCCGCGCCCAACGAATGACGCGACAACGAAAGTGAGGAGATTAATCTTAAAGAAGCCCCCCGCAATGGTAAAAACCTTAAACGGAATGGGGGTAAACGCGGCGGTGAAAAGGGCGAGGAAGGCATTGTCCGCAAAAAGTTTCCCCGCCTGCGCAAATGCGTCTTCTAGGCCGTAGAACGCGATGAGCGGCGCGCCAATGAGGTCAAAGAGGAAGAAGCCCACCGCGTAACCACCGAGACCACCCAAGACAGAAGTGACGGTAGTGAGGAGGGAGAGGTACACCCAGCGGCTCACATCGGCCATTAATACGGCAATCAGGAAAAAGGCGATCGGAACAGGAAAAAAGATTGACTCAATGAACGAAAAAAATCCAAGCCATGCGTGTGCGTGCTTGCCTTGCGCATGCCTCACAAGCCACGCATGAAACTGCGCTTTATAGTGTTCTTCTTTCGCACGAAATGACGTGAACCGTTCTTGTATCATTTGTTTTTATCGATGAAGTGTTGGAGGATAAGCGCCGCCGCAGAAGCGTCTAAGTCTTCGCGCTCTCCTTGATAGCGCTTCGCCTCGGCAGAGGTGAACATCTCTGATTCGAAAGAAACAGGGAGACCAGTTTTTGACTCCAGTTCTGTTTTAAACTGGCGAATTTTCTCCATAATGGGATTTTCGCGTTTGCTGTAGCTTATGGATTCTCCAATGATAATGTGCCTCACTCCTTCAGTGCTTGTTATATCGACAATCTTCCCTAAAAGATTCCTGTCGGTCGGTACTACTGAATGCGGAAAAGCAATGGTTCCTTCATCATCAGAGAGAGCTACCCCTGTCTTGCGGGAACCGTAGTCAATGCCCATGTATCTCATAGAGGTAGTATATGATATATAGTATATGGTATAAAAGCGGGATATATAAGGAGGGGTGGCAGAGTGGTCTATTGCACTGGTCTTGAAAACCAGAGCACCGCAAGGTGCCGTGAGTTCGAATCTCACCCCCTCCGCAGATCGAACGCAGTGAGAGCTGCGGAGGGGGTGAATTGTGAAGGGGTCGGGAAACGGTAGTTTCCCGTGTAGGAGAGCAGTCCCGACTTGGGTCGGGACGTTGAGAACCGTGGGTTCTCAAGGAGGAGCGGGAGCGACGACGTCTCACTCCCCTCCGCCAAAATTGAAACTTCACGATTTGCGGTGAAATTGTATCTTTTGTACGAACCTTTTAAAAAAGAACGATTAAAAATCGTTCTTTTTTGTTTGCGTAATGATATTGTATTTACTTTCTATATTCCAAAATATCTCCAGGCTGGCATTTGAGTGCCTCGCAGATCGCCTCCAAGGTTCCCAGCCGGATCGCTTTAGCTTTGCCATTTTTCAATATGGAAATATTGGCCATCGTGATGCCGACTTTGTCGGCGAGCTCGGTGACGCTCATCTTCCGCTTCGCCAACATGACGTCGATGTTAATGATGATTGCCATAGGGTTATGTATCGTGAGATTGTCGAACTATACAGTTAAGTCGTTCTCGGACTTTATATCTACAGCATTCTGCAACACTCGTTCAAACACGGCCGCGGCAGTTCCAACAACGATAGCGATGAAGGCAGCGACAATGCCCAACACAACGGCACCCTCGGGGCCATCCTGGGCACCAAGTTCGGGATAAAGGCGTGCGTGTATCATGAGGAAAGCATCTGCCGCGACGATTGCACCGGCAGTGATTAGTGCGCAGTATTTGATAATCCGCAAAGCTTTAACCGCGCTTCTCGAGAATGTTTTATTTTGCCCTACATATCGAAGCACCTTGAATGCCTCCCAGAGGCCCACGAAAAATGGGATTGATCCTAAATACACATAGGCCAAGAAGGGGTCTTTGAAGTAAATCTCGAAGAGTGTTGCGTTAACATTCCTGCCCTCAAGGTGGGGTTCCCAAAGCAGAGCGACGAGAACACCGATGCCTAAAGCCACGACGACTACCTGAAGAAATACTGTTGAGCCTTTTTTCATGACTAATTCTTATACATTTTTAATAGTTCCATTGTAATTTACCGCTTATCGTATGTCAATATATATTTATCGTTATTTGTAACTTGGTGTGAGTGGGCGACTCAAGATTACAAAAATTTGCTACAATAATCCCATGTCTAAAAAAACAACCTTAATTATTTTCTCTGTAGTTGGACTTGTCGTCATTGGCTCATTGTATTTCGGAGTCTCTGCGTACAAGACGCCAGGCAAGCTTGATGCGTTTGCGATGTGTCTCGAAGAAAAGGGGGCTATGTTTTACGGCGCGTTCTGGTGCCCGCACTGTCAGAACCAAAAGGCAATGTTCGGCAAATCGGCCAAACTCCTCCCCTACACAGAGTGTTCTACTCCAGACGGACGGAGCCAGACCGCTCTTTGCAAGGAGCGCGGCATAGTCTCATACCCGACATGGGTGTTTGCTGACGAGAGCCGAGAATCTGGTGAGGTGTCGTTGCAAAAGCTCTCCGAAAAAACGCTCTGCGCACTACCCCAGTAAACCATGGACTTTTCCTCACTCTTTAACCAAGCGATGGCGCTTTCTACCATGGGAGCGCACGTTGGTATTGTGGCGATCGTACTCGCGGCAACACTCTTCCGCGAACAGTCGCGACCACTCCTCTCGTGGCTCGGCAAACACGCCTTGTGGCTTATTCTCTTTGTCACACTAGGCAGCGTTGTCGGGAGTCTCATCTACTCCGAAGTCGTTGGGTACCCGGCCTGCTCTCTGTGTTGGTGGGGAAGAATCTTCCTCTACCCACAACTGGTCATTGTCGGGGTGGCGCTCTGGAAGAAGCGTCACGACGTGGACGTGTACCTCTGGCCGCTCACTGTGCTCGGCGCCATCGTGGCCCTCTACAATGTGTACATTCAGTATGGCGGCAAGGAGTTCTTCGCTTGTGCAAGCACTGAGGTCTCGTGCGCCCAGCGTTTTGTCTTCGAATTTGGCTACATTACTATTCCCATGATGGCGCTCACTTCTTTCGCCCTCATCGCTCTATTGTTGTGGCTTCAGAAGGATGGGGGGGAATCAGAACACAACGCACATCACTAAAAAAGACACCGTGGGTGTCTTGCTGTCGTAGGTATCCTCAAAAAACGAAAGGGTGCAATTACTGTGTTATCTCTTTTTTCCTGCCAAGGAGATACTTGGGCCACCAACTAGCTTTGGTAACGAACGATTCTTTATCGCCAAATACATAGCATAGACCATTGCTAGGTCTGAAAAAAGCACGAGGACAAGGACCACCATACCAAGCTGTGCCGACACCGCACTCCAAATGCCCCAGATGATAATCGGCGATACAAGCAGTAGGAACACCATAGATGCGACCTCGAACATGGGCGTCTTTCCTGTCCAACCCTAGACTGCCGACAGTTTAACAAAAAAGTAAAGTGTAGTAAAATATAAAGACTACCAACCTCGTCTCACTTATCATGCACACATACAAAGGATTCACTATATTAGAGCTTCTGGTCGTTCTCGCGGTTATTGGTATGCTTATGTCAGTGGTTATCGTCTCAATGAGCGGCGTCAAAGAAAAGGGACGCGACGCGACGCGCATGCAACACCTGCAGGAAGTACAAAACGCGCTTAACCTCTACTACACCAACCACTCGAAGTTCCCTGTTTTCGCAAGCGCGACCACAATTACGGGCGACGACGCGTTCTCTGTTGTGCTCGAGGGTGAGCTGGTCATTAGCGAGGTGCCACCAGACCCACAACACCCCGTCCGCACGTACACGTATCAGTCAAACGCATCTGGGTCAGATTACACACTCACCTTCTGTCTTGAAACAAATTCAATTAAGGGATACAGCATGGGGTGTGCAAACACCAAGAAACCGTAAGAGAAATTTCTAAGTCTTAATTGCTACTATCTAATGGGTACTCCTCAAGCACAAAAAGGCACTGACGCGGGGCCCGTGCTTTCATGGACCGCGGACGAATACCCCCACCGTGAACAAGGTATTGAGTGGTACGGGATACTCGCCCTCATTTTCATCTCGCTCATTGGCGGGACAATCTTCTTTGGTAACTACCTTCTCGCGGCGCTCATCGCTGTAGCGGCGTTTGCGTTATTCGTTCAATCGTTTCGGGCGCCGCAGAAAATACGTTTAGAGATTTCTTCAGAGGGTATTTCTCTAGACAAAGAGTTGTTCCCCTACGAAACACTTGTGTCCTTCTGGATTGCAAAGGGAAACGGGGAAAACCCAAAACTCATTGTCGACGCGAGGCGGCTCTTCTTGCCCCATTTGGTTATCCCTCTGGGAACCACAGACGCAGAGGAGGTTCGCGAGTTTCTAAGCGAGTATCTCGAAGAGTCTGACGAGGAACACGAGCCCATATCTCACGCAATTATGGAAAAGCTGGGGTTTTAGTTGATTCTGGCTCAACACGATAATACATAGAGCGTCACCGGAAAAATCCTCATCCACTTTTTAGATTCCACATTCTGGAAACTCATCAACTGAAAGAGGTCTCTCCACCCACTTTCACTTCGATAGAAAAACGTACTTGGTACACCGTGCGGACTATTGGCGATAACATCCCAGATTGCATTCAGCCACCACCAGAATGCATTTGGTGGAGTTACCTCGACAATGAGAACTTGTTTTTTTGTGACGCGACGCACTTCTCTCAAGAGCACCTCTTGATCTTTGAATGTTTTTAAATGATGAAGGACGAGCACCAAGAGTGTCGTATCGAAATGCTTATCGGGAAATGGAATTGTATTGCCATCAAAAAGTTGTAGTGGTAGTGGCACCGTGTGATAGTCGGTAACATCGAGGAGGGTAAACGAAGCACCCGTTATTTTTTGAAGTTCGTACGCGAGCATCCCTGACCCAGCGCCGATATCAGCAGCTGTCTCGCCTTGGTGAAAATAGGGGGAAAGTTTCTTTGCATCATTCCTCCTTGGTCTGAGGTTGGGTAAAAGATGCTGGAACATATTGGTCCGATGCTAATCCTTAAAAGTATACAGGAGAGGGGTTGTGTCGTGTAGGTGGGCGTGCTACTGTTTCCCCAGATTACCGCCGGAACGAGGCAACCATGTCACAAAAGACGCAGGGTTATGTGCAAGCATTTTTTGATATTGAACGCATGTTTTTCAAGCGCGCGTTCAAGGTGAAACCCATTTTCGGTTATGGAGTCCTCGTGATAATGTTCGCGCAAATGTTTCTTATGTACCCCTCCAATCCCCTTACGCCCTTGTGGAGTGCTTCATGGTGGATGATTTCTCTCGTAACGGTGTTCCTTTGGTTTGTGCTCTTGCCAGCCGCAATGTATCGCCTGAACCCAAAGCTTTTTGAGGAAATGTTATAAACCAATTGAAAAAGGTACGCATATGCCGGACTACTCCGGCTTTTTTAGTGTTTAAACTTGCAGCGTCATACTAAAAAACCGCCCGATGAGATTCGTGCGGAATACATGACCTTACCCTGGAGGGTTATACTACAAGCGTGCGTCGGCAAATTTCTTCAGGCGAAAAAATAACTCGGCCTGTGCTGCGGCATCGTCAACTGGGTCGTGCGAATGCGGAGTGTTGGGGACTCCTAGCGCCTTGCACACATTTGTCCTCGACACTTCTCCAAACGTCGCGGCTTTCATGACAGCCATGGCGTACGTCTTGATGTCGATACCATCGTGGCCAAACGGAGGATCACCAACGAATGCTACGTAGTACCAGTATAGAAATGTGAAATCGATTGGTAGAGGCCACCCTAGAAGCTTTGGTGGGCCAGGTAATGTGTCGAGCCAATTGGCGAATTGGAGCATCCCATCTTTTGGTGAAACAGCGTCTGTCGTTAGCGCCTTCCACATATCGGGAAACTTGCTCCACCACTCCATCGTCACCTCTTCTCGGCTAGCGCCGGGGAGTTCTTCCAAGTGGACCTTGAACCGCGAGATCTCGTCACCCGCGTGCGTGTAGGCAACGGCGCCAAGCGCAATCATGGAATGGGGTCCCGGGATACGTCCCGTGAATTCTCCGTCGACACTCACGAGAACTTCGGGTGTCTTAGCCCTCTTGGCCATGGTCATGCCCACAACATCACTGTCTGATGAGAATGATGCCAGGAATGCTGTGGCTTCACAAGCGTTTGCTTTAGACTCTGTATTGGTGCCCTCGAGAGGAATCGAACCTCTAT
This portion of the Parcubacteria group bacterium genome encodes:
- a CDS encoding DUF2975 domain-containing protein; this translates as MKKGSTVFLQVVVVALGIGVLVALLWEPHLEGRNVNATLFEIYFKDPFLAYVYLGSIPFFVGLWEAFKVLRYVGQNKTFSRSAVKALRIIKYCALITAGAIVAADAFLMIHARLYPELGAQDGPEGAVVLGIVAAFIAIVVGTAAAVFERVLQNAVDIKSENDLTV
- a CDS encoding DedA family protein, yielding MIQERFTSFRAKEEHYKAQFHAWLVRHAQGKHAHAWLGFFSFIESIFFPVPIAFFLIAVLMADVSRWVYLSLLTTVTSVLGGLGGYAVGFFLFDLIGAPLIAFYGLEDAFAQAGKLFADNAFLALFTAAFTPIPFKVFTIAGGFFKINLLTFVVASFVGRGLQFFAIGLFMRLWGKKATDLAYRYFNIGTIALVLLLIVAFLLVK
- a CDS encoding type II secretion system protein, coding for MHTYKGFTILELLVVLAVIGMLMSVVIVSMSGVKEKGRDATRMQHLQEVQNALNLYYTNHSKFPVFASATTITGDDAFSVVLEGELVISEVPPDPQHPVRTYTYQSNASGSDYTLTFCLETNSIKGYSMGCANTKKP
- a CDS encoding exonuclease; the protein is MAKRAKTPEVLVSVDGEFTGRIPGPHSMIALGAVAYTHAGDEISRFKVHLEELPGASREEVTMEWWSKFPDMWKALTTDAVSPKDGMLQFANWLDTLPGPPKLLGWPLPIDFTFLYWYYVAFVGDPPFGHDGIDIKTYAMAVMKAATFGEVSRTNVCKALGVPNTPHSHDPVDDAAAQAELFFRLKKFADARL
- a CDS encoding disulfide bond formation protein B; this translates as MDFSSLFNQAMALSTMGAHVGIVAIVLAATLFREQSRPLLSWLGKHALWLILFVTLGSVVGSLIYSEVVGYPACSLCWWGRIFLYPQLVIVGVALWKKRHDVDVYLWPLTVLGAIVALYNVYIQYGGKEFFACASTEVSCAQRFVFEFGYITIPMMALTSFALIALLLWLQKDGGESEHNAHH
- the pilM gene encoding type IV pilus assembly protein PilM — translated: MRPSNLFFEYFPPPKSLLMPSVGLDISDRSIRFAELKSANGHLELSRFGERTLPEGIVVEGEIKNPRALKTELLRLEREFTLSFVRVALSEEQSYLVKIQIPRVAKRELYSTVELQLEEHVPLSPKDAIFDYSLITCGDEEARKKAHVHDVGLAVMQRKSVEEYVELFSTTGIVPLSFELEAHALARALLSPGDCKTYMIVDLGATRSSVSIISEGVVRFTATLRVGGNMLTEVIARKMRLDWETAKRYKETRGLSHGNKEDALFSILEPTVSALRDEVQRHYIYWHTHQNIPVTGRREEAEILLCGGEANVPGLPEYLSSTMRMKVTLGNPWKNVASTEKYVPPISQNHALRYVTAIGLALRSHL
- a CDS encoding sulfite exporter TauE/SafE family protein — encoded protein: MPDFLLHLLPPYFEVWHLLASFLAGFIGEGYATIVGSGGVLIQFTLAAIGLPLAVVVATDIGGSQGADIGIVLASSRKVLSNKKLLFMLALPMFVGGVIGTAFLIYIPVVFLKAVLILGLSVLLIYVLIGKKAEMQAVENVHLSMRHYPFIFTLMFILGVYGNVSGVGVGTFSRFAYQSILRISFVEGLGLASLIALPPTLFSTVVTAFSGLIAWPHFLVIFVASFISANFMTRHIRKVPEKYLRVLLLTVVSLYLTYLIYSLF
- a CDS encoding pre-16S rRNA-processing nuclease YqgF produces the protein MRYMGIDYGSRKTGVALSDDEGTIAFPHSVVPTDRNLLGKIVDITSTEGVRHIIIGESISYSKRENPIMEKIRQFKTELESKTGLPVSFESEMFTSAEAKRYQGEREDLDASAAALILQHFIDKNK
- a CDS encoding helix-turn-helix transcriptional regulator gives rise to the protein MAIIINIDVMLAKRKMSVTELADKVGITMANISILKNGKAKAIRLGTLEAICEALKCQPGDILEYRK
- a CDS encoding methyltransferase domain-containing protein; protein product: MFQHLLPNLRPRRNDAKKLSPYFHQGETAADIGAGSGMLAYELQKITGASFTLLDVTDYHTVPLPLQLFDGNTIPFPDKHFDTTLLVLVLHHLKTFKDQEVLLREVRRVTKKQVLIVEVTPPNAFWWWLNAIWDVIANSPHGVPSTFFYRSESGWRDLFQLMSFQNVESKKWMRIFPVTLYVLSC